From the Corynebacterium zhongnanshanii genome, the window GCTAATCTCCGCGATCGCGGCGGCCTTGTTCTTCGCCTCAGCTGCATCGTTTTCTGCAAGGAGGTACTCGGCGATGGCCTTGTTGTGAGCCTTCGACCCAGCGAGGACCGCCTGGCGTCGTGGGTCATCGGGGGAGGAGGATCGGAGCTCGACGAGGGCGTCGTACTCCCGACGATCCTTGTCTTTCTTGCGCTTACCCATCGCCGAACGTGCAGTGGACGCAGCGTTGAGTGCCATGCGCAGGGTTGCTGGGTTCATGAAGAACTACCGCCTTTGATCGCTGTGAATGTCTTAATTTGTGGCTATTTCTCTATACGATCTTAGAGAAAACTAGACCACGGCGTGGGCGATATGGCTGGAAAGTGCGTACAATCGGACAACGTGAGTATTAAAACTGCAACAGCAATCATGCACACCAACCAGGGCGATATCAAGATCGACCTGTTCGGAAACCACGCCCCTGTCACCGTCGAGAACTTCGTCGGTCTGGCACAGGGCACCAAGGATTACTCCGAAGCCAACGCTTCCGGAACCAACGAAGGCCCGTTCTACGATGGCGCAATCTTCCACCGCATCATCGACGGCTTCATGATCCAGGGCGGCGACCCAACCGGCACCGGCCGTGGCGGCCCGGGCTACCGTTTTGAGGATGAGTTCCACCCAGAGCTGCAGTTCGACCGCCCATTCCTGCTGGCTATGGCCAATGCTGGTCCGGCAACGAATGGTTCCCAGTTCTTTATTACCGTGACGGCTACGCCTCACTTGAACAACCGCCACACCATTTTCGGTGAGGTCACGGACTCTGAGTCCCAGAAGGTTGTTGCCAAGATTTCCCGTGTGGCAACCGACCGTATGGACCGCCCACACGATGACGTGGTGATCGAGTCTATCGAGATCCAGGAGTAGTTCTTCCCACTACCCCTTCACACATTGTTCGACCATAACGCCAATTTTCGTGGAAAATTTGGCGTTATGGTCGAACTTTTTTAGGTGGTGCGGGTGCGGAGCGCAGCAGCAGACTAGCTAGGATGAGATTCATGCCGCAGTCGACCCCTGAGCACAGCCCAAACACCCCGGACTCCCCGGACGGTCAGCACGGTTCACACACCGTGCATGGTTCGAACACCCCGGACACCTCGGACGCCCCAGACACACCGGACGCCGCGAGCACCCTCCAGCGCACCCGGACCACTGTCCGCACCCTCGTGAAGGAAGCCCCCGTAACCTGGACTTTCCTCTCCCTGTGCCTGGGCGTGTACCTGGTGATGCTGGTGCAGTCCCGAAGTCTCACCGACACCATGGGCGGCTTCAGCTATGTCACCGATCAGTACGGCCACTATGTGAGGATGCTGGATCACGGCATCGGTTGGGATCTGATCTTCGCGTCCATTTCTGTGACCAAGGATCACCAGTGGTGGAGGATCTTCACCGCGTCTGTGGTTCATCTGGACGTCTTTCACCTGATGATGAACTCGCTGATGATCTTCCTTCTGGGCAAGGAAGTGGAGAAAACCTATGGCGGGTTCGCGATGCTCTGTGCCATCGTGGCCGGTGCTGCTGGCGGCTCGTTGGCCTGCATGTACGGCGCGCCGAACACCCCAGTGGGCGGCGCGTCCACCGTGGCGTACGCGTTATGTGCTCTGTTGGTTGCGGTGAGTGCGCAGACTCGTCAGCCTCTCAGCAGTCCGATGGCGCTTATCGGGGTGAACTTGGGCTTTTCGTTGTCGATCCCCGGGGTGTCTCTGTGGGGTCACCTGGGCGGCTTGGCCGCCGGTGTGGTCTTGGCGCTGATCTTTTATGACCACCACGCTCGCGTGCCAACGGTCTGGCTGTCCATCGCCAAGACGGCCTTCATCAAGGGGTCGCCGGTGCGACTCGTCTTGGCAACGCTGGCGACACTAGCGGTGTCCGTTGCCGCGGTGTATGTGGGACTGAACGGGCTGTATTAGCTGGATTAATAGCCCGCTACGCACAGCCCAGCTAGTAACAGCCCGCTACTTCCATCCCATCGTCATCAACAGCCCCACGATCAGCAGTGCGAAGCCGATGAGGTAGTTCCATGCGCCGAGGTTGGCCATGAAGTCAATGGAGGGTCCTGCCAGGTAGTTGACCACCAGCCATGCCAGGCCGAGGATCATGAGTCCCAGCATGAGGACGATGTACCACCGTGGGGTTCCGGTGGCGTTGAGTTTTACGGGGGTGCGGCTGGTGGTGCCTGCGGGTGCGGTGTAGTTACTTGCGCCGCTGTTAATCTTTTGCTTTGGCATGAAGACCTCTTCTACAGTTCAGCCGGTTTGTCTACCCAGCGATTCTAGCAGTTCAGGCAACGCGCTAAAATCGGGCTCATGCGCATTCTTGTCATCGACAACTTCGATAGCTTTGTTTATAACCTGGTTCAGTACATTGGCCAGCTGGGTTTCGCTGGCGATGAGTGCACTGTGGTGCGCAATAATGCTGCGGAGTTGGGGGAGACCACGGAGGAGCTGGAGGCTTTTCTGTCCCAGTTCCAGGCGTTGTTGTTGTCTCCGGGGCCGGGGGAGCCTGCGGCCGCTGGTCGTATGATGGCTGCCCTTGAGATTGCGGCGCGTCGGGGGATTCCTACGTTCGGGGTGTGCTTGGGTCACCAGGCGATTGGCCTTCATTTCGGGGCGGATGTGGTGCGTGCGGATGAGTTGTTCCATGGCAAGACGTCGCCGGTGGAGCATGATGGTTCGGGCGTGTTGCGGGGGATTCCTAGTCCGTTTCGGGTGACGCGGTACCATTCGCTGACGGTGGATCCGGCGACTGTTCCGTCGGAGTTGGTGGTCACGGCGCGTTCTGATTCTGGGATGATCATGGCGATGCGTCACCGTGATCTGCCGATTCATTCTGTGCAGTTCCATCCTGAGTCCGTGATGACTCAATATGGTCACCGGATGCTGGCGACGTGGTTATCCGACGCCGGGTTCCAGGTTGATGAAGCCCTCGTTGACCGTTTGGTGGCTGATCAGTTGGCGGTTACTGGCGTGATTAGTGCTGAAGCGTCGATGCTGTAACGCGGCAGCTCCGCCTCTAGTGCCCGAGGAGTAGCAGGCTTCCGGTGCCGGTGATCCATGCGAGCGCGAAGGGCATGGACAGCCAGACTACTGCGATCCACCAGCGCCAGCGCTGCTGGGTTCGCCACTTGTAGTAGGTGATGTAGCCGGCGAGGAACACGCTGCCCATGGCCACGAGGCCGGGCAGGAGGCTGAACCAGATTTGGGCGCCGCGGCTGCAGAGCCATTGGGCGTCGCCGGCTTCGCAGAGCGGGCCGCCGGTGGCGCGTGAGACGACCAGCACGATCCCCGCGAGGGCGAAGACCACAACGGGGACGGTGAAGAAGTAGATGAAGGCTTGGCGCGTGGAGCGCTGGTTGCGCTGTTCTTGTTCGGCGGCGGTCAGTCCAGCGGGGCGAGTGGAGCTTCCCGACACTGCGCTGCCTGCGGCCACGTCGCCCGCGCTGCCGCTGTGTTCGCTACAGTCTCGGCCGTCACGCCCACCGCGGCCGCGGCCGTGCTGCTGTGGGAAGTTTTCGTCCAGGCCGATCTCGTAGGGCGACGGTGCTTGTGGTGATTGTGGTTGGGACGCCCGGGATGGGGACTTCGGTTGTGGCCGGTGAGCGGACGGGTCAGAGGATTCAGGGTCGGTAGACATCACTGTTCACTTCTACCCGGCTTACACCGGGCTGATCAAGACGGGGACCTGGCTGTGGCGCAGGATTTGATTGGTGGAGGGGCCGATGAAAACTCGGTTGAACTCGCCCAACGTGGACGAGCCCATGACTAGCAGGTCACCCTTCTTCCATTTGAGTGCATTGATTGCCCCGGACCATCCGTAGCCGCTGCCGGTGGCGGTTTCTACAGTGAGGTGGCTGTGACGAGCCAGCGCCCGGTCGCGTCCCCGGTCCAGGAGCGCCAGGGCCTGTTCACGCCATTCCACCATCATGTCCGAGGAGCTATCGAAGCGCACTTGGGTGGGGTACATGGTGGCACCCCGAGGCGTGAAGGCTACGAGTCTGAGGGGCACGTTCCACCGGGCGGCCAGGTCCGCGGCGTTGCGCAGCGCCTGATGTGATTGGTCCGTGTCCACGTAGCAACAGTTCACCCGAGTCACGCCGCGCTTGGAGAGTCTCGGCGCTTTGGGCGCGAGCAGCAACGGGTAGGGGGAGCAGTGCAACAGGGCATCGGCAGTGGAGCCGATGCGGAATTGCCCACGGGGTGCGGACGGGTGAGATCCGATGACCATCGCATCGGCGCCGAAGTCCTTCGCGGAGGTGATGAGCTGCTGGGTCTCGGAGTGATCTACGGACACCATGGCCGGCGTCTCGGCGTCAACCATGGAGCCGGGAAGCCCGGCGTCGTGCAGCGCGCGGGCGCTTGCGTCGGCACACGCCTGGGTTTCTTTGCTCAGCCATCGCTGATACGCGGTGTGCTCTTGGGAACCCGGTTGCTCGGACCACGTGCGGGAGATGACGGTGGCTGAGCGCACGCTGAGCTGTTCTGTCCGCGCCAGCCAGGCAACCACCTGTGCGGATTCGTCACCGGGAGAGTCGGGCCGCCATGTCATGAGGACACGCAGTGGCCGACGCTGCCGGGTGGACTCAGCCGCGCTGTGCGCCGAGGGCTGGGAGGAGTGTTTGCTCATGCGGAGCCTAGCGGCCTACTTGGATTCCTGCTTGCTCTTGCTCTGGTGCTCGGTGAAGCGGGTCAGCAGGGTCTCGATCAGCGGAACCAGCTGCTCTGCCTGCTCCAGTTCTTCCGGCTGCAGGGTTTCCAGCATGGTCGCGAGCTGCTCGCTGCGCTCAACGGCCAAGTTGTTCAGCTCTGCGCGACCGCGGTCCGTGAGGTCCACGCGCACACCGCGGCGGTCACTCACGTCGCGAATGCGGGTGACCAGGTCCATGTTCTCGAGCTGGTTCACCGCATTGGAGGCGGTAGGCATACGGATGGATTCAGCGGTTGCAATCTGGTTGATGCGCATCGCGCCGTTTTCCTGAAGAATCATCAGGATGGACAGCTGTGCCTGGCTGATCTGCGAGTTGATCGTCTGACGGAAGTAGAGCAGGTACAGACGAAGCAGAGCGGGGCGTAGTCGCGTTGCGATCTCCAAAGGTGTGGTGGCCATAAAACTAAACTACCTCAAGTTTTCTCATGATACTAACTAATAACGTTCTACCACTATTTTTGACATAATGCTGAACTGGCAGGCCAGAAGCCTAAGAATATCTTAGGGAGGGGACGATAATGAGCAGATCACGCGTCACAGTACCGTTGCTACCTGAATTGCTGTCCGACCGCGCGCGCCGGGCGTTAGAGATCCACCACGTGGGCCATGACGTAGGACGCGCCAGGGTTCTGCGCCAGCTGCGGATGGGTGAGCTTCGGCGTCGGGATATATGCGACGCCAAGCCCCACCTCCTCCACTCCGCTGACGTCCTGGGCGACGCAGTGGCGGGGGCATGTCCCGTCTGCGGGCGGCACAGGCTGCGCATGATTCGGTGGATTCATGGCGTTGTGTTGGGGGAAAAGTCAGGAACAGCGCGTAATGTAAGAGAAATACGCAGCGTGGTTGATACCTTCCTGGATGACGCGGATGCCTCCGCGGACAGCCAGGAAATGTCCATCCACACTGTGGAAGTGTGTCTGGGCTGCAAGTGGAATTACCTCCTAGCGGAGGATATTCTACGAGTTCAGCAGTGACATATTTCTCACCGCTTCACACCTGAAACTCACGAACTGGAGCTTGACTAGTTTGAGTACCGACGACAAGAAACCGTCTTTGGCGAAGAACGCTCAGAGCAATGCCAAGAAAACGGCAGGTCAGAAGGCGAAAAAGAAGCAGAGTAGCCGGACCGTCAACGCCGGCGACTACACTGCCCGCACCCGCCGGAAGGCCAGCGTCCGCGACCGCGTGTTCATGGCGAGCGTCCTGAAAACCTGTGCCGCGTTGCTGGTGGTGGCCATCGCTGTGCCCGCCGTGGCCTTCATCACCGCGTACGCCGTGACCAAGGTTCCGGAGCCAGAGGAGTTGGTGAACAACCAGATCTCCACCATCGTGGCGGACGACGGCACCTCAGAGATCGCGCGCATCGTGCCGCCGGAAGGTAACCGCCAGAATGTGAAGCTGTCCGAGGTGCCCGCGCCGGTGCGCAACGCCGTGCTGGCCGCGGAGGACCGCGACTTCTATAAGAACCCCGGCTTCTCCGTCACGGGCTTCGGGCGTGCGGTGCTGGGCCAGCTGACCGGCAAGGATGACGCCGGTGGTGGTTCCACCATCACGCAGCAGTACGTGAAAAACGCGCTGGTGGGCGATGAGCGTTCCGTCACCCGTAAGGCTAAGGAGCTGGTGATCTCCTCCAAGATGGCCCGCGAGTGGACCAAGGACGAGATCCTGGAGGCGTACCTGAACACCATCTACTTCGGGCGCAGCGCCTACGGTATCTCGGCCGCATCCAAGGCCTACTTCAACAAGCCGGTTGAGGAACTCACCGCGGAGGAGGGCGCAGTGCTTGCCGCGTCCATTCAAGCTCCATCCGCGCTGGATCCGTGGATCAACCGGGAGAACGCTGAACGCCGCTGGAACTACGTGCTGGATGGCATGGAGTCCTCCGGATGGATGTCCTCGGCAGACCGTGCGGCCGCGAAGTACCCGGAGGTTGTGGACCCTGCGACTGTGCAGACCCAGTCCGTGGCTAACGGAGCGAATGGCTTGATCAAGTCTCAGGTGATCGCGGAGCTCACGGCTGCCGGCATTACCGAGGATCAGGTGAACACGGGTGGCTTGAAGATCACCACCACCATCGACCCGGCATTGCAGCAGCAGGCCGTGGACACGATCCACAACAACCTGAACTACAACGAGGACATCCGCGGCGCGCTGGTGTCCATCGACCCCAAGACCGGCGCCGTGAAGGCCTACTACGGTGGCGACGATCCCGTGGGCTGGGACTACGCCGGCTCCGGACTGCAGACCGGTTCGACCTTCAAGATCATGGGTCTGGCCGCGTACCTGGACCAGGGAGGAAGCCTGAGCGACCTGTTCGATTCCTCCCCAGTGACCACGGATGGCACCACCGTGAACAACGTGGGCGGCGAATCCTGTGGCACCTGCTCCATCGCGCAGGCACTGAAGATGTCCCTGAACACCTCCTTCATCCGCCTGGTCCGCGACTTGCGGGGAGGCGCACAGGATGTGGCCGACATGGCACACCGCCTGGGTGTGGCCACCGAGTTCCCCGGCATGGACAAGACCCTGACGGAAAACGGCGGCGCGCCATACGAAGGCATCGTGCTGGGCATGTACCAGTCCCGTGTTCTGGACATGGCCTCCGCCCTGGCGACCCTGTCCAACGAAGGCGCCTACAACCGTCCGCACTTCGTGCAGAAGGTGGAGAACTCCGACGGCGAGGTGCTACTGGATAACTCCCCAGCACAGCCGGAGCAGGTAGTGAGCGAAGATGTGGCCAATGATGTGGTCTCCGCGATGCAGCCCATCGCCGCCTACTCCAACGGCAAGTCCCTGGCCGGCGGACGTCCATCGGCTGCCAAGACTGGTACCACCCAGCTGGGAGACACCGGAGAAAACAAGGATGCGTGGATGATCGGATCCACCCCACAGCTGGCAACGGCCGTGTGGGTTGGCTCCAACAACAACACGCCACTGCGCAACGCCTACGGCGGAACGATGTACGGTGCCGGCGTGCCGGCGGACATCTGGAAGACCTTCATGGACTCCGCCCTGGCCAACCAGCCCGTGGAGCAGTTCAGCGGATCCACCAGCTACAACTCCTACGGTGGCGGCAGCTCCTCCGGAACCAGCTATGGAACGAACGATTCCTACTCCTCCAACTCCAACACGGGTGACACCACCAGCCAGCCTGTGGAGGAAGCTCCAGCGCCAGCCCCAGCGCCCGCTGAGCCGGCTCCTAACGCCCCGGACCCAGGCGAGGCCGTAGGAAACATCAGCGACTTCGTTAACGGCCTGCTCAATCCCTGATGACTCAGCGTAGAGTTCTGCCATCGCGGACAGAACCGATGGCCAAGGACATCGTGACCTTCCTGGGAGGCCCTCCGGGTGCCCACGCGGCCATCGGAGGCGCCCGATGGTGGACTCCCGTGCGAGTCCTCCTGGCGCTAGGCTCCTTCGTTCTGTCCCTGGCCTACATGCAGAAAGCCCCCTGCCTGCGGGTCACCACCACCGCCGGGGGAAGCCCGGCGTTGGACTGGGAGGGCAACCGCGCCTACACCGCCGCCTGCTACACGGACGCCATCCCGCTCTACCACGGACGGGGCCTGGACGCCCTGCACTTCCCCTACATCTATTCCTGGGTGGACCACGGCCACACTCGCTACATGGAGTACCCGGTGCTCACGGGCCTTCACCAGTATCTGGCCGCCCACTTGGGCCGGGGCATCCACGCCGTGTGGGAGTTCTTGCACTTCCCGGCCGTGCCGCAGGTCGCCACCTACTGGATCGCTAACTGCATGATCCTGGCCGTGGCCTGGATGCTCGCGATTGTCTTTCTGGTGAAGCTCACCAAGAACCGGGTGTGGGACACCGTGGTGGTGGTCGCCAGCCCGTTGGTGATCGTCCACGCCTTCACCAACTGGGATGTCCTGTCCATCACCGCGTGCCTGGCGGGCCTGTACCTGTGGTCCCGGCACAAGCACCTAGCCGCCGGCATTGGCCTGGGCGTGGGCATCGCGTTCAAGCTCTGGCCGCTGTTCGTCTTCGGCGCCCTGTGCTTGCTGTGTTTGCGCCATCGCCAGTTTCGCGCGATGATCCTGGCGACCCTCGGCACCGTGGGCTCCTGGGTGGCGATCAATCTGCCGTTCTACCTCATCGCGCCGGACGGCTGGGGCGAGTTCTTCCGCATGTCCCGCACCCGATCCTTCGAAGGCTCCACCATCTATCAGGTGATTGCCGACATCATCGAGCAATTCTGGGGACGCGAGACACTCACGCAGACCGGATTGCTGTCCGTCGACACCCTCAACACCCTGAGCCTGGCGTTGCTGGTCCTGATCCTTGCCGCGCTCAGCTGGGTGGTGCTCTTCAAAGCCCCTGTGAAGCCCGACGCCCCCGGTCCGCGCGTGGGCCACGTAGTCTTCGTCGCTGTGGCTGCATTCGTGCTGACGAATAAAGTCTGGTCGCCGCAATTCTCCCTGTGGCTGCTCCCGTTGGCCGTCCTGGCGCTGCCGCGGTGGAGGCTGATCTTTGGGTGGGCCACCGTGGAAGCCGTCTTTTGGTACCTGCGGATGTGGCAATTCCTTCCCCACGACCTGGCACCGCCACCGGCGATCATTGACCTGATGATTTTGGTGCGCATCGCTCTCATCGGCTACATGTGTGTGGAAGTATTCCGCACCATGCTGGGACGCATCCCCGACCCAGTGCGCGACGCACATGCCGGACAAGACCCCGCCGCAGGGTGGGACGAGGGCATGGGGGACGAGCGGCTGGGCGTCGATGATAAAAATAAACAAGAACCACCAAGCGTCACCACGACAGAAAAGAGCAACACATGAATGCGACGATGATCCTCACGATGGCCTCCGTGCTGATCGGGTTCCTCTTCTTCGGTGCGGCGTTTGCCACCTTCTCCTATAAGAAGCCGCCGAAGCTGGTGTGGAGCCTGTTCGTGGTGGCTATCTTCTTCGTGACGATCATTCCCGTCACGTTGGCGATTTTCGTGGCGGCCTAGGCGACGGGGCTGTCACGTGCGTCGCAGTGGGGTCGCGGGCCCTGGTCGTGTTGGAAAATCCCCCAGCATCACGTAGAGTGAAAGGGTTGCTTGACGCAACGACCCTCCTGCCATGCCCAATCCGGGGCGTGGCCGAAAAACACTAGACCATAGGAGGTGATGAGGTCCGTGCGTCAATACGAGATGATGATCATCATCGACCCTTCACAGGATGAGCGCACCGTACAACCATCGCTGGACAAGTACCTTGAGATTGTCCGCAAGGAAAACGGTACCGTGGAGAACGTCGACATTTGGGGCAAGCGTCGCCTCGAGTACCCGATCAACAAGCAGAACGAAGGCATCTACGTTGTCCTCGACCTGAAGTGCGAATCGGCTACCGTGCAAGAGCTTGACCGTGTTCTGAACATCAACGATTCCATCATGCGCACCAAGGTTCTGCGCAAGGACCAGTAGACACGGCACGTGCCCCGCGCACGTACGCGCCTACACGCACGAATCCAACACCACACCACAGCCCGCAACCACACATAAAGGATAGGAACTATGGCACAGGGAGACACCCCGATCACCGTGGTCGGCAACATCGTTGCAGACCCCGAACTGCGTTACACCCCCAACGGTGCAGCAGTAGCCAACTTCCGAGTAGCCTCCACCCCACGCCGCTGGGACTCCCAAACGAACCAGTACGTGGACGGCGAGGCACTCTTCCTGACCTGCAACGTGTGGCGACAGGCCGCTGAAAACGTAGCCAACACCCTCAGCAAGGGTGATCGCGTGATCGTCACAGGACGTTTGCGTCAGCGCAGCTACGAAGACAAAAACGGCGAGCGCCGTCACGTCTTCGAGGTGGAGGTCGACGAGGTCGGCCCATCCCTGCGCTTCGCGACCGCTCAGATCACCAAGACCTCCCGCGGAGGTCAAGGCGGCCAGGGAGGCTACGGCGGAAACGCTGGCAACGGTGGACAGGGTGGCTTTGGCGGCGGAAACGCTGGCAACGCCGGTAACCAGGGTGGTTACAACCAAGGAAACCAGGGTAACCAGGGCGGCTTCGGCGGCAATGGTGGCCAGGGTGGCAACGGTGGGAATGCTGGAAACAGTGGAAACAACCAAGGATTCACCGGCCGTAACGCGGCCATGGACGATCCCTGGAACTCCGCTCCACAGCAATCCGGATTCGGCAATGGTGATGAGGAGCCACCGTTCTAACATCCTGCGACGCACCATCGGGGCTACGGCCTGTGGGCTTACATCCCGAGGAATGCACTCAAAGGATCACGAACTGACCGTGGCAGAACACAAGTAATCAGACACGTTGAGATAAAACGTCACACACTCTCGCACAACGAAAGGCTGGATCATGAAGCTGATCCTCACCGCAGCCGTTGATAACCTCGGTGTTCCTGGTGACATCGTTGAGGTCAAGGCTGGATACGGACGCAACTACCTGCTTCCACGCGGCTACGCAATCCTCGCAACCCGCGGCGCCGAGAAGCAGATCGAAGGCATTAAGCGCGCACAGGAGGCACGGAAGATCCGCGACCTCGACCACGCACGCGAAGTGAAGGAAGAGCTGGAGGCTCTGACCGGTGTGACCATCGCCGTTCGTACCTCCGATGCAGGCAAGCTGTTCGGCTCCGTCAGTGCCGACGACATCGTCGCAGCTGTCAAGAAGGCTAACGGCCGTTCCCTGGACAAGCACAGCATCGCGCTGTCTAAGGGCCAGGTCAAGACCACCGGCAACTACGCCGTGGACGTGAAGCTGCACTCTGACATCGTTGCTTCCCTGAACTTTGAGGTTGTAGCAGCCTAAAGGCACCTTCAGCTCGGCCACGAGCAACCCCATGGCTTCACGCACTGTGGACCTTATACGGCGCGCGCCTAGACACCGCGCGCTGAACCCACAGGGCGACAGCGCCTAGACAACGCTTGACCCCAAGCCAGGACGGTGAACCAGCCGAGACTGACCGCTACTGACCTAACACGTACTTAGAGGCTTACTCTAGACAACAGCACACCACAGCCCCTACCGATCACGGTAGGGGCTGTGGTGTTTTTCTTTACGGTGTTGTTCAGAGGGTGGGTGCCGGGTGATCGCGGTCCCGGCACCACAAGGTTTAGTTTAGAGCCTTAAACCAGAAGATGTCAGCAACTTCAGGCTAATTTTTAGGCAACCGATGCAACAGGGCCGGTCGCGCTCACGGCCGCGGCGCGGGCAGCGTCGTCAAACGCCATGTCCTTCAGCACATCGCCACGCTCGATCACCTTGCGTTCGCGCACATAGTCCTGCTCCATGCGCCATGGGTCGGCGTCGCCCTGACGGGGCAGGGAATGCACGGAGCGCTGAATGTAGCCGGAGCTCATCTCCATCATGGGGCGGTCGCAGGCCATGCCCTCCGGCACCACAGGGGCTGCCAGGGTGAGCGCGTTGGCCTCCATGTGCTTCCACAGGCGGACGAGATAGCGGCTGGTCATGTCCGCACGCAGCGTCCAGGACTGGTTCAGATAGCCAATCGTGTACGTCAGGTTCGGCATGTTGGACAGCATCAGGCAGCGGTAGGCAACCATGGACGGACGATCGACCTCCACGTTGTCCACCCGGATGCTGGTGGCGCCAAAAGCCTGAAGCTCCAGTCCGGTAGCGACAATCAGGATGTCCGCTTCCACCAGGCGGCCGTCCTGCAGGCGCACTCCCTCGGGAACGACCGTGTCGATCTTTCCGGTCACGACCTCCGCGCCGGACTGCAGCGCCTGGTAGAAGTCACCATCCGGAGACTTACATACGCGCTGATCCCACGGGTTGTACGGCGGACGGAAATGCTCCTTCACGCTGCTGGCGGAGAGGTAGCGGCGAGCCCACAGCCAGAAGATTCCCTTCGCCAGGCGCGGGAACTTCTGGCACAGGTAGTACTGGGCCATATCGCGGTAGATGTGCACATTCCGGGCGATGGCGTTGCCGCGCGCTCCCAGAGGCTTGAACAGAGCACTGATCTGGTCCGAGTTCGGCAGCGGCGCGATGTACGTGGGGGTGCGCTGCAGCATCGTGGTCTTCGCACCCATCGCATGCAGGGACGGGATCAACGTGATGGCCGTGGCGCCGGAGCCCACCACCACACACTTCTTGCCGCGGACATCCACGTCATCCGGCCAGCGCTGAGGGTGAATCAGGGTACCTGCGAAGTCCGACAGTCCCGGAATTGGGGCGGTGAAGCCGCTGCTGTGGCGGTAGTACCCGCTGGCGAAGTGCACGCGCTTCGTCCACACCGTGACCGTTTTCTGCTGGTCTTCGCTGGCGCCCAGGCCTTCGGCGTTGTTGATGCCCTCGGCAGCCTGGCGCCCCGTGATTTCCCAGAGGTCCTTGTCGGCGTGGAAGTTGGCGTCGGAAATCCACGTATTCAGCGTGAGACGGTCGAGCACGCCCGCGTCCTGGGCGACCTCACGCACATAGGTTTTGATCTGCTCGGCGGAACCCAACGTGTTCGGGTGAGGCCACGGCTTGAAGGGGAAGGCGAAGGTGGCCATGTCCGAGTCCGAGCGGATGCCCGGATAGGTGAAGGTGTTCCAGGTGCCGCCGATGTCTGAATTGGAATCGACGATGGCCCAATTCCACTGGGGGAAATCTTTGGAGATGTGGTGGGCGAGGTCCACGCCGGACACGCCCGCTCCGATGATCAGCAGGTCCAAGGGGGCGTCTGCAGAGGTGATGGGAAGTT encodes:
- a CDS encoding glycosyltransferase family 87 protein, translating into MTQRRVLPSRTEPMAKDIVTFLGGPPGAHAAIGGARWWTPVRVLLALGSFVLSLAYMQKAPCLRVTTTAGGSPALDWEGNRAYTAACYTDAIPLYHGRGLDALHFPYIYSWVDHGHTRYMEYPVLTGLHQYLAAHLGRGIHAVWEFLHFPAVPQVATYWIANCMILAVAWMLAIVFLVKLTKNRVWDTVVVVASPLVIVHAFTNWDVLSITACLAGLYLWSRHKHLAAGIGLGVGIAFKLWPLFVFGALCLLCLRHRQFRAMILATLGTVGSWVAINLPFYLIAPDGWGEFFRMSRTRSFEGSTIYQVIADIIEQFWGRETLTQTGLLSVDTLNTLSLALLVLILAALSWVVLFKAPVKPDAPGPRVGHVVFVAVAAFVLTNKVWSPQFSLWLLPLAVLALPRWRLIFGWATVEAVFWYLRMWQFLPHDLAPPPAIIDLMILVRIALIGYMCVEVFRTMLGRIPDPVRDAHAGQDPAAGWDEGMGDERLGVDDKNKQEPPSVTTTEKSNT
- the rpsF gene encoding 30S ribosomal protein S6, whose translation is MRSVRQYEMMIIIDPSQDERTVQPSLDKYLEIVRKENGTVENVDIWGKRRLEYPINKQNEGIYVVLDLKCESATVQELDRVLNINDSIMRTKVLRKDQ
- a CDS encoding single-stranded DNA-binding protein; this translates as MAQGDTPITVVGNIVADPELRYTPNGAAVANFRVASTPRRWDSQTNQYVDGEALFLTCNVWRQAAENVANTLSKGDRVIVTGRLRQRSYEDKNGERRHVFEVEVDEVGPSLRFATAQITKTSRGGQGGQGGYGGNAGNGGQGGFGGGNAGNAGNQGGYNQGNQGNQGGFGGNGGQGGNGGNAGNSGNNQGFTGRNAAMDDPWNSAPQQSGFGNGDEEPPF
- the rplI gene encoding 50S ribosomal protein L9; this encodes MKLILTAAVDNLGVPGDIVEVKAGYGRNYLLPRGYAILATRGAEKQIEGIKRAQEARKIRDLDHAREVKEELEALTGVTIAVRTSDAGKLFGSVSADDIVAAVKKANGRSLDKHSIALSKGQVKTTGNYAVDVKLHSDIVASLNFEVVAA
- a CDS encoding flavin-containing monooxygenase; this encodes MSETKELPITSADAPLDLLIIGAGVSGVDLAHHISKDFPQWNWAIVDSNSDIGGTWNTFTYPGIRSDSDMATFAFPFKPWPHPNTLGSAEQIKTYVREVAQDAGVLDRLTLNTWISDANFHADKDLWEITGRQAAEGINNAEGLGASEDQQKTVTVWTKRVHFASGYYRHSSGFTAPIPGLSDFAGTLIHPQRWPDDVDVRGKKCVVVGSGATAITLIPSLHAMGAKTTMLQRTPTYIAPLPNSDQISALFKPLGARGNAIARNVHIYRDMAQYYLCQKFPRLAKGIFWLWARRYLSASSVKEHFRPPYNPWDQRVCKSPDGDFYQALQSGAEVVTGKIDTVVPEGVRLQDGRLVEADILIVATGLELQAFGATSIRVDNVEVDRPSMVAYRCLMLSNMPNLTYTIGYLNQSWTLRADMTSRYLVRLWKHMEANALTLAAPVVPEGMACDRPMMEMSSGYIQRSVHSLPRQGDADPWRMEQDYVRERKVIERGDVLKDMAFDDAARAAAVSATGPVASVA